The genomic DNA GGAAAGCCTAAATTCAGAAGCATGAACCCAAAAAGTATGCGTGTTCAATTTCGCATTGCAAGGAGTGCAAACAGAAAAACGATACTGATTTTGTGAAGACAATTTCCCTTGGTTTAGCGGGAAACTTCCTACCGAGTAGAGTAAATCACCAGATCTGGAGCCAGAGACCATTGAAAAAAGATTCACTCATTGCTGAGTTTGGATCCTTGGTTCTGTGGACGTCTTTGGATAAGGGCGAATTTGAGCATTAGTTGGAAACACTGCATAGAATTTTGATTTATCTTTAATTCTCAGTGCTGTTCTTCTCAAGCTCTCTTTTGGGCCTCTTTAACCCATGATACAAGGTATATCTTCATTATGCAAGCTCTGCATGGCAAGTCTGTCATAAATCACTTTCATATTCCTTCATCCCCGACTTGGCTACAAACCGTCAAAACGAGACCAGGATAGCATGTCTTGAGCAATTGGGCCAGACCGGCATCTTCCAAGTGTAGGATCTAAAATCCTTCGAATATACATGAGGGCATTAAGAATCGCATAGTCGACTTCAAACAGCTCCAGGTCGCCATGGAGGATGCCCGACGCCGCTTCCCAGATAACTCGCTCTAACCGAGCCCAACTTGGATTCGCAGATTGCATTGTCAATATTCCGGACCGAGCATAGTAATTATGAATTCTTCTCATGACGATTTGTTCTCTCGAAAGCTTGAATAGCGCGAGAGGATGAGAGGGAATTATACGAATAGCCTTGCATGGGGCACAGCCTCGCGAGTCTACTATGGATCAGAGAGGTGACTCAACGATGTCGATATTCTTTCTAAACTGCAGTAGCAAATTGATATTGAAGATATTGTGGATAATATTGGATGGAATGGTCGCCTTAGAGCATCTTTGACAAGATAGTCTGCGATTCCTCCAAATAGACAATCAAACTGCTTTATATTCAACCCATCGCTATTATTCACCCATCAACTTATTATTTGCTGTGATTTTAGTTATGTGAGATTGATATTTGACTGAAACAGGCTTAGAGGTCATGTCTTTTATTCCTATGGGCAATGCCACCTCACTTTTATTCTCACTCCCCTActcgctcttctcttttcctgGTTGCTATACAAGTGTCCTGAACTTACAAGATATCAATCCAGCAAAAGTCGAAAGGCTTTGACATTCGAATCTGGATTGATGACCTCCTCTAAGTCTTTTGTTTATCGCAGCAATACATTCATGACCCAGCTTCCCGTGAGCATGGCTGATGCCATCGCTAAAATGTCCATCAGGTCTTATCAACTACACTACTGCAATCACAATACATTTGCTAGAATCAAAAATACATTTATCACATTTTCTAGGTTAGATACAGCCCTATCAATGATAAACCAACCGCATTAAGGTAGGCAACGCAGAGCTCCCGCTCCCTGAACTACTAGTCGTATTCCCAACTGTCACATTCGCCGCACAATAACTAAACCCCTTCTGCAACATACAAGGCTCCACATCTCTCAAACTCGGATTCCACGCCAGGAAATCCTTTATATCCACCTCATAGCTCGCCAACACAAAGTCACAACTGTTGATACTCTCCGTAACCCCAAATGCTTTCTGCGCGGCAGCTCGCTCTTCCAGACTCGGGACGGGATAGTACTCCACATATTCCTTACAATCTGCTTTCGTACCCGATGCATGCGGGAGGGATGTGACCGGTGTAATGAGCGGCACAGGCGCAGACGGCAGCACATCCGTAGTCGTCGAATACGAAATCGGCGGCAAAGTGTACACCGGCTTAGTAGTCGGATACCCCTTATACGTCGAGATATCGCCGACAGCCTGCACGCAGTACGCGATATCAAGCATGAGGTTTCCGCATGTAGAGTTCACCTCCGGGTTCAGGAAGAAAAAGTCCTTTAGGGAGATGCCGTTGCGGATGGAGATTTTGTCACAGTAGTCGCCTTCTTTGATCACGTACCATTTTGCGCACCGGGGGTTGGTTTCCGGGGGTGCGTTTGTAGGTTTGGGGATACTAGTGGGATCTCTGGTTGTCGGTTGTTGGGTggatgttgttgttgtgttTTGGGGGAGGCGGCCGCCGGGGGGTCTGTGGTGGTCATGTTAGGGCTGGTCATGGATATGTGCAAGGAATGGCTGAAACTCACCCAACACAAATTAACGTATCAACAAGAGCTTGAATATTTCCACAAACCATGTAGATGTTAGGATTCCAATTGAGCAAATTCATCGCACTCAACCCAGgatgtttctggataataTCCTCACAGCTCTCGTCATACTCCACTCGATACAAATCACACTTCGCCGGTAAGCAAATCGATCCCACAACCTGCAGGTTCTCACAACCCGGACTCAAACCCCCAGCACTAATAAGTGCATTAGTGGATACATTATGCGCCAACGCAATCGATTCACAAGTATCATTCTTCTGCACACGATACGGGTTCGCACAAAGCGGAGTAGGATTGGGATCAGAAGGAGCAGTAGAAGATGAATTTAGTGCGTATGGCGCAGGCGATGTGAACGCGTATCCTGTTGCCGTACAGCTCTTTGTGGTTGAGTTAAACTCGCTTGCGAATTCGTCGTCGTAGCCAAAGGGGGAGTTGAGTTGGTTTTGCATCATGCCTAGCATGCAGTCGGAGCAGTTTTGGGGTGCTGTTAGGTAagattggttgagccatgaAGTGAAGATTTCGTCGCAGAAGCGGCCAGTAGAGCTGTATCTATCAGGATCTGTCTTTTCTATGAAATAGGGTAACTGACGAATCCTTTCGACATGATAAACGGTATGTATACAAGAAGCGGTCAATGATAAGTGTTGCTACAAAGGTCAATATTATCGTTCAAGTCATCAGAGAAAAAGAACTTACCAGGCCAGTCCGCCCCCTCAAAAGTAATAACATCCGTATTATCGCATCCACTTGCAATCGTCTTCCTCACATCCGTAAGCGAGGTTTGACAACCCGAAGTACACAGCTCAGTCAACTGCTCAGAAGTTAAACGAGGATTGTCCTCTGAAACATCtcccagaaaagaaggaCATTTCACAGTCGTGTTGAGAGCGTGTTTGCAGGTTTCGCTGATGCCGGAGTACTCCACGGAAAACCTGCCATTTTCGAAGACCTGTGCTTTGAGAATTTGGACCCAGAAGCCTGAGCCGAAGAGAAATGAGACTATCAATTTCATGATTGATAAGGTATTTGTCAATTGAAAATATTGTAAGTGAGAGCACAGTGAATGAGATGCTGTATATCCATTAAGCAGCTCATAGATATGAGACTCTCCTCCCTATAGGGTTACATGCATGGGCGTACAGCTTATCCCCCGGGAGATTTACACCGTATGATAGATCGTTCCTGTGCGATGACCTGTAACTGCTGCCTTTCCGCGGATGGTTACATTGGGGAGGAAAATAGTAAGCGGCCTACGTGCCGCTTACTGAGTTGGTTCGACTTCTATACTTTATTGGACATCGATATGCCGTTGCTCAGGCTTCCCTGCACGAGGACCTAGACAGATCAAGGTTGAGGGTTACAGATAAGCGAGCCATGTCCTGTGATACCGTGAGATTTACAAGCTCCCCTGGACAGAGCTTCAGTCTTTGCCCTACATTCTCCGCTTCCAGAGTCACCATGAGCCTCAGTGTTGCTGTGTATCAAATATCGCCGTCGTATAACCATGCCATATCCAGAAAGGCGTCTCGTAGTATAATATCTCATCTCCATTACTTTCCGCAAAGTCCATACAGAACAGCACTACTCAATTCCAAATCCTCTGCACAATAGCAACATGACCCCCCTGAAAAAGCTCACAAAAACCGCAATCGTACTCTTCCCCTTAACTCTCCTATTCTTCCTAATCCACAACACCAAACAACCCTCCCCAAACATCCTCATAGCCAGAGACACTTTCATTCCCGACGACATCCCCTCATACACACACCCAAACCTAACCCGCCGGCAAGACTATACCTGCGGCCCCGGCCGCCCCTGCTCCAACGGCGCATGCTGCGGCGCGAGCGGAAACTGCGGGTACGGAAAGACATACTGCGGCGATGGTTGCGTCTCAAATTGCAATGCGGTGGCGGAGTGTGGGAAGGATGCTAGGCCGGCGGGGAAGAAGTGTCCGTTGAATACTTGCTGTAGTCAGTATGGGTTTTGCGGGACGACGGAGGTATGTCTTTTTCTATTTTCCGGGATGAAGAGGGGGATTGGGGAAGGGGCTGACTTGAGTAGGAATTCTGCACCAAAAAACACAAGTGTCAGTCGAATTGCGTGTTGGACCCGAAGCCGCCGGGTGGCTCTGCGAAGGGGCAGACGCAGAGTAAAGGTGCTCATACCCACATATCTACACTCAATGCACATTCATTGACAAGTCAGTAATCGGATACTACGAGTCCTGGACACACAACAAAAAGTGTCACCAAATCGCCCCCAGCGATCTCCCAGTCACTGAGATGACGCATCTGAACTACGCGTTTGCGTACATAGACCCCAAGTCTTATGAGCTGGTGACTATGAAGGATGAGATACCTGAGAGTCTCTTCCAGAAAACAGTTGACACGAAACAGTATAACAAGAACTTGAAGGTCTGGGTTAGTGTTGGGGGTTGGGATTTCTCAGATAATGATACCATCACGCAGCCGATTTTCAGTGATATTTCGTCGACAGAggcgaagaggaaaaggTTTGCTGATAAGGCGGTGCTGTTTTTGAATCGTTATGGGTTTGATGGGTGTGTTGATAATCCTAATAAGCCAGTAGAGGTGCAAGCTAACCAACAGACTCGATATCGATTGGGAATATCCCGGTGCGCCTGATCGTGGTGGAAAGCCAGAGGACACCAAGAACTTTGTTGCGTTGATGAAGACCCTTCGTTCGACGTTTGATGCATCACCTAGAGAGCTTGGAATATCTTTTACGATCCCATCTTCGTACTGGTATCTGCGATGGTTCGATATGCCAGGCATGATGAAGTATGCAGATTGGACTAACTTGATGAGTTACGACCTACACGGTGTTTGGTAAGCCATCATGCTCTCTTCAGAGGATAACCCATACTAATGTGATTAGGGACGCAAACAACCCCATCGGCAGCATCGTCCAAGGCCACACCAACCTAACCGACATCAAAAAAGCCGCATCCCTCCTCTGGCGTGTCGGCATAAAACCCTCCCAAATAGCCCTAGGCTTCGGCTTCTACGGCCGGTCCTTCGAACTCTCAGACCCCACATGCTCAAAACCAGGATGTCCGTTTAGCGGCGGCGCAAAACCAGGCCCATGCTCCGCGACGAGTGGAGTTCTGATGCACTATGAGATTCAGGCAATGATAAACCAGCTTTCTCGTCCGACGATTGACTCTGATGGAGCTCAAGTCTCTGCTCTGAAGCCGACTCATGACGAGGATGCAGCGGTGAATTATGTCGTTTTTGATAATAACCAGTGGGTTTCGTATGATGATGCAAAGACGTTTAAGCAGAAACTTGATTGGGCGAATGGTATTGGGATGGGGGGCTCGCTTATCTGGGCTTCTGATACAGATAATTCACAGTATAGTGCTATGTCTGAATTTACTGGGAAGAGGGTGTTTCATCCGGATCTTGCGTCGAAAGCACTTCAGCAGTCGGAGCTTACTATTGTGCGGAATCACGTTGGAGAAAATGGCCAGGATTGTGAAATGATGAAGGACTGCGTTGATCCTGACATCGTCCGATGCCCTAATGGCCATAAGAAGATGGGATGGGATAAGGCTGGCTGCAAGGTACGTGTCCCACGGTTTTTGCTGACAATCAAATATGCTGGCTGACAATGAGTATAGTCAGGAGGGAAACTGATATGCTGCCCAACACGCTCTGCACCACATTCGTGTACATGTTCGTATTTCCTTGTACACTTTTTGATTCGCGACGACCGCTAACTCCTCAGGGCGTGGTAGTGGCGGCGACTGCAACGGGCAGTGCCATGCTGGCGAATCCACATTATTCAAGTCCTCATGGTAAGAGCTGCCTTGCTTGTCTTCTCGAACTGTGGTAATAGATGTACAGGGGCGGTGGATTCCATGCTCAAAGTAGCACACATAAATGTAGCCGCGGAGCGAAAGTATTCTG from Aspergillus chevalieri M1 DNA, chromosome 1, nearly complete sequence includes the following:
- a CDS encoding uncharacterized protein (CAZy:GH18;~COG:G;~EggNog:ENOG410PJY5;~InterPro:IPR036861,IPR011583,IPR029070,IPR001223, IPR017853,IPR001002,IPR018371;~PFAM:PF00187,PF00704;~SECRETED:SignalP(1-29);~go_function: GO:0008061 - chitin binding [Evidence IEA];~go_process: GO:0005975 - carbohydrate metabolic process [Evidence IEA]); the encoded protein is MTPLKKLTKTAIVLFPLTLLFFLIHNTKQPSPNILIARDTFIPDDIPSYTHPNLTRRQDYTCGPGRPCSNGACCGASGNCGYGKTYCGDGCVSNCNAVAECGKDARPAGKKCPLNTCCSQYGFCGTTEEFCTKKHKCQSNCVLDPKPPGGSAKGQTQSKVIGYYESWTHNKKCHQIAPSDLPVTEMTHLNYAFAYIDPKSYELVTMKDEIPESLFQKTVDTKQYNKNLKVWVSVGGWDFSDNDTITQPIFSDISSTEAKRKRFADKARCKLTNRLDIDWEYPGAPDRGGKPEDTKNFVALMKTLRSTFDASPRELGISFTIPSSYWYLRWFDMPGMMKYADWTNLMSYDLHGVWDANNPIGSIVQGHTNLTDIKKAASLLWRVGIKPSQIALGFGFYGRSFELSDPTCSKPGCPFSGGAKPGPCSATSGVLMHYEIQAMINQLSRPTIDSDGAQVSALKPTHDEDAAVNYVVFDNNQWVSYDDAKTFKQKLDWANGIGMGGSLIWASDTDNSQYSAMSEFTGKRVFHPDLASKALQQSELTIVRNHVGENGQDCEMMKDCVDPDIVRCPNGHKKMGWDKAGCKSGGKLICCPTRSAPHSCTWRGSGGDCNGQCHAGESTLFKSSCGTDCKTGEKELARTRDGCNLIHPHSRYCCPSDTLLHDCTWRGSLPDCPDAKCKDDEVAILNNGYADGWMRCSWGRKKTNCCKVSKPPPPQISCKITSCNIIDNLCDDSLDTVGTLSTRDKNGQELHTFEKRGNPRDFHWKLTAGLVMTEWSRSRTCGTPRLHQVNIDINDPPPAMSNTEHPVPLLIVSRFAATANHGRLPLARPIRTVDDTVPQGRRTRTRAIPDPFWQNVWGNAIGLPAGLPPVASNSPDLRQPGQRIFERIGSNTNPSHFVLLRDSVNAIKGRLEGFASPIDVSVWERYVRQAAGRHGSELDVMTFMAPLRDTVAVFQYLRDPMVMERMDAVASGILDDLRLIELHTQGGDGLSAHWNEFYPYYFEQVSQFARNWLQRRIDYARRQYRASDNYLRESVERDLLELENQIPDMKYPWED
- a CDS encoding LysM peptidoglycan-binding domain-containing protein (COG:S;~EggNog:ENOG410PN4V;~InterPro:IPR018392,IPR036779;~PFAM:PF01476;~SECRETED:SignalP(1-20)), with the protein product MKLIVSFLFGSGFWVQILKAQVFENGRFSVEYSGISETCKHALNTTVKCPSFLGDVSEDNPRLTSEQLTELCTSGCQTSLTDVRKTIASGCDNTDVITFEGADWPATLIIDRFLYTYRLSCRKDSSTGRFCDEIFTSWLNQSYLTAPQNCSDCMLGMMQNQLNSPFGYDDEFASEFNSTTKSCTATGYAFTSPAPYALNSSSTAPSDPNPTPLCANPYRVQKNDTCESIALAHNVSTNALISAGGLSPGCENLQVVGSICLPAKCDLYRVEYDESCEDIIQKHPGLSAMNLLNWNPNIYMVCGNIQALVDTLICVGPPGGRLPQNTTTTSTQQPTTRDPTSIPKPTNAPPETNPRCAKWYVIKEGDYCDKISIRNGISLKDFFFLNPEVNSTCGNLMLDIAYCVQAVGDISTYKGYPTTKPVYTLPPISYSTTTDVLPSAPVPLITPVTSLPHASGTKADCKEYVEYYPVPSLEERAAAQKAFGVTESINSCDFVLASYEVDIKDFLAWNPSLRDVEPCMLQKGFSYCAANVTVGNTTSSSGSGSSALPTLMRLVYH